Proteins found in one Limnothrix sp. FACHB-406 genomic segment:
- the ctpA gene encoding carboxyl-terminal processing protease CtpA, with protein sequence MGFMLKNLIQKPFRVGLLLGLWVLLLWLGGPTDRAWAMTQEQKLLSEAWRIVNRAYIDDTFNHQNWWWIREKALKKPLRDRTETYGAIQEMLAVLGDPFTRFLSPEQYRSLQTNTSGELTGVGLQIALDPETGALTVVAPLAGSPADRAGILPQDQILSINGIPTKAMSLDEAAERMRGPSGSQVRLQIQRSGEPEPKDYDLVRDRIAINPVVAELRRDQGRNIGYLRLSQFNGNAAAEMATAIKQLSRQGAEGFVLDLRNNPGGLLQAGIAIARQWIDSGPIVYTVNRQGVFDSFEASGNALTDAPLVVLVNRGTASASEILAGALQDSGRAQLVGERTFGKGLIQSLFDLADGSGLAVTIAKYETPSHRDINQAGIEPNRPIDGPPPLPIGDRSAPDRVDPQYDAAVETLLANLTGTVTARR encoded by the coding sequence ATCGGTTTCATGCTTAAGAATCTGATTCAAAAACCATTTAGGGTTGGACTCCTCCTAGGGTTATGGGTGCTGCTGCTGTGGCTGGGTGGGCCCACCGATCGCGCTTGGGCCATGACCCAGGAGCAAAAGCTGCTGAGTGAAGCATGGCGAATTGTTAACCGCGCTTATATAGACGACACGTTTAATCATCAAAACTGGTGGTGGATTCGTGAAAAGGCGCTGAAAAAGCCCTTGCGCGATCGAACGGAAACCTATGGAGCGATTCAAGAAATGCTGGCGGTCTTGGGGGATCCCTTCACCCGATTCCTGTCGCCGGAGCAATATCGCAGTTTGCAAACCAACACCTCCGGGGAACTGACCGGGGTGGGGTTACAAATCGCGCTCGATCCCGAAACGGGCGCTTTGACGGTGGTGGCTCCCTTGGCGGGTTCACCGGCCGATCGCGCGGGAATTTTGCCCCAGGATCAAATTCTGAGCATTAACGGCATCCCCACCAAGGCCATGAGCTTGGATGAAGCGGCGGAGCGGATGCGCGGCCCCTCGGGCAGTCAGGTGCGATTGCAAATTCAGCGATCGGGGGAACCGGAACCTAAGGACTACGACTTGGTGCGCGATCGCATTGCGATTAATCCGGTAGTGGCGGAGTTGCGGCGCGATCAGGGGCGCAATATTGGCTACCTGCGCCTCAGCCAGTTCAATGGCAACGCAGCGGCGGAAATGGCCACCGCCATCAAGCAACTGTCGCGACAAGGGGCTGAGGGGTTTGTGCTCGATCTGCGCAATAATCCCGGCGGACTGCTACAGGCGGGCATTGCGATCGCCCGACAATGGATTGATAGCGGGCCGATCGTTTATACGGTGAATCGCCAAGGGGTGTTCGACTCCTTCGAGGCCAGCGGCAATGCCCTCACCGATGCGCCGTTGGTGGTGTTGGTGAATCGGGGAACCGCCAGCGCCAGCGAGATTTTGGCCGGGGCGTTGCAAGATAGCGGCCGGGCCCAATTGGTGGGCGAACGCACCTTTGGCAAGGGGTTAATTCAATCCCTGTTTGATTTGGCCGACGGCTCCGGATTGGCGGTAACCATCGCTAAATATGAAACCCCATCCCACCGGGATATCAACCAAGCCGGCATTGAGCCGAATCGCCCCATTGATGGCCCACCCCCGCTGCCGATTGGGGATCGATCCGCCCCCGATCGGGTCGATCCCCAATATGATGCAGCGGTGGAGACCCTACTGGCCAACTTGACGGGCACGGTAACGGCCCGTCGCTAA
- the petB gene encoding cytochrome b6: MSKLYEWFDERLEIQALADDVTDKYVPPHVNIFYCLGGVTLVCFLIQFATGFAMTFYYKPTVAEAFSSVQYLMTDVSFGWLIRSIHRWSASMMVLMMILHVFRVYLTGGFKKPRELTWVTGVVLAVLTVSFGVTGYSLPWDQVGYWAVKIVSGVPEAIPVVGSTIVELLRGGESVGQGTLTRYYSLHTFVLPWMIAVFMLMHFLMIRKQGISGPL; encoded by the coding sequence ATGTCGAAACTGTACGAATGGTTCGACGAGCGTTTGGAAATCCAAGCACTCGCCGACGACGTGACGGACAAGTACGTTCCGCCCCACGTCAACATCTTCTACTGCCTGGGCGGTGTCACGCTGGTCTGTTTCCTGATCCAGTTTGCCACCGGCTTTGCCATGACCTTCTACTACAAGCCCACCGTGGCAGAAGCGTTCTCGTCGGTGCAATACCTCATGACCGACGTGAGCTTTGGCTGGCTGATCCGCTCCATCCACCGCTGGTCTGCCAGCATGATGGTGCTGATGATGATCCTGCACGTCTTCCGCGTGTACCTGACCGGTGGTTTCAAAAAGCCCCGCGAACTGACCTGGGTAACGGGTGTGGTGTTGGCCGTGTTGACCGTTTCCTTCGGTGTGACCGGCTACTCGCTGCCCTGGGACCAAGTGGGCTACTGGGCTGTGAAGATCGTGTCCGGCGTGCCTGAGGCGATCCCGGTCGTCGGTTCGACCATTGTTGAACTGCTGCGCGGTGGCGAAAGCGTTGGCCAAGGCACCCTCACTCGCTACTACAGCCTGCACACCTTCGTCCTGCCCTGGATGATCGCCGTGTTCATGCTGATGCACTTCCTGATGATCCGCAAGCAAGGGATCTCGGGCCCCCTCTAA